From a region of the Deltaproteobacteria bacterium genome:
- a CDS encoding histidinol phosphate phosphatase domain-containing protein codes for MIDLHTHSLFSDGEMLVSELVRRAEELGLRYIAITDHADRSNLDLVVPRVARVVAEINRHNTIQALAGIELTHVPPETIRGLAEEARALGAAIVVLHGETIVEPVLPGTNRAGLEADVDILAHPGLLTAEEASLAAKRGVLLEISGRKGHSFTNGHVVRRAQAAGAALIFNSDAHAPGDLLSKEMATARSFSENSSSGHTHIILCLLD; via the coding sequence TTGATCGATTTACACACACACTCTCTTTTTAGTGATGGCGAGATGCTGGTGAGCGAACTGGTGCGGCGAGCAGAAGAGTTGGGGCTTCGCTACATTGCGATCACGGACCATGCTGACAGGAGCAACCTCGACCTGGTGGTGCCAAGGGTGGCCCGGGTAGTAGCTGAGATCAACAGACACAACACCATTCAGGCGCTGGCCGGCATAGAACTTACCCATGTACCACCCGAGACCATAAGGGGTTTGGCGGAGGAAGCCAGGGCCCTGGGAGCGGCAATTGTGGTGCTGCATGGCGAAACCATTGTGGAGCCGGTACTGCCAGGAACCAACAGGGCAGGCCTCGAAGCCGACGTCGATATCCTGGCCCATCCAGGGCTCCTCACCGCAGAAGAGGCGTCTCTGGCAGCGAAACGGGGGGTCCTCCTGGAAATATCAGGTCGCAAGGGACACAGCTTTACCAATGGTCATGTGGTGCGCCGAGCTCAGGCTGCCGGAGCAGCGCTGATATTCAATTCTGACGCTCATGCGCCCGGTGATCTCCTGTCGAAAGAGATGGCCACGGCTAGGAGTTTTTCCGAAAATAGCAGTTCTGGTCACACTCACATCATACTTTGTTTACTAGATTAG